The following are from one region of the Arachis duranensis cultivar V14167 chromosome 10, aradu.V14167.gnm2.J7QH, whole genome shotgun sequence genome:
- the LOC107469921 gene encoding probable ubiquitin fusion degradation protein C12B10.01c, translated as MTKGFEINQENNEGNGGKSSNDSEGEENSFDITEGAAMSDDEELEEENNNEAKEEEENNNEEGKLTNPSSSSTASREGKRGSGVRQYVRSKMPRLCWTPNHDFFPMQYLCLESFESANAVSVGASKGVQRLGNQLLMVLQNTKIKLHLWYV; from the coding sequence atgaCAAAGGGATTTGAGATTAATCAAGAGAATAATGAAGGAAATGGCGGCAAGAGTAGTAATGATAGTGAGGGTGAGGAAAATTCATTTGACATAACTGAAGGAGCGGCTATGAGTGATGATGAGGAATTGGAAGAAGAGAATAATAATGAagcaaaggaggaggaggagaataACAATGAAGAAGGGAAGTTAACAAACCCAAGTAGCAGCAGCACAGCATCAAGAGaagggaagagagggagtggTGTGAGACAATATGTGAGATCAAAGATGCCAAGGCTTTGTTGGACTCCTAATCATGATTTTTTTCCCATGCAATATTTGTGCTTAGAATCATTTGAATCTGCTAACGCAGTTTCAGTGGGTGCATCAAAAGGTGTTCAAAGGCTGGGAAATCAACTGCTAATGGtgttac